The Wansuia hejianensis genomic interval TGTAGAGCTGTCTACCAGGCCGGAGAATTCCATGGGAAGCGACGAGGACTGGGAGATGGCCACAGAAGCGCTGAGGGGCGCCCTGGATGACCTGGGTCTGGAATATGCGGTCAACGAGGGCGACGGTGCCTTCTACGGTCCCAAGATTGATTTCCATCTGCAGGATTCTATCGGAAGAACTTGGCAGTGCGGAACGATCCAGTTGGATTTCCAGCTGCCGCTGCGCTTCCAGCTGGAATACACAGGAGCTGACGGAGAAAAACACAGGCCGATCATGATCCACAGAGTTGCTTTCGGGTCGATTGAAAGGTTTATCGGTATACTGATTGAGCATTTTGCAGGGGCTTTCCCGACCTGGCTGGCTCCGGTACAGGTAAAGGTACTGCCGATTTCCGAAAAATTCCTGGATTACGGTGAGAAAATTAAGAAATCGCTGGAAGATGCAGGAATCCGTGCAGAGCTGGATGTCCGTTCTGAAAAAATCGGTTACAAAATCCGCGAGGCTCAAAATCAGAAAATTCCATTTATGCTGGTCGTGGGCGCCAAGGAAGAAGAGCTGGGAGTCGTGGCTGTCCGCACCCGTCTGGGTGGAGACCAGGGACAGAAGAGCCTGGAGGATTTCGTCGCAGAAATTAAATCAGAAATTGCTGAAAAAAGAATGCAGGCTGAGTGACGCGAATAAATACCGGAAAACAGGATATACTATCTCCGAATAAATGAAAGGAGGTATTGTATATGCCGGCTTTAAGATGTTCAGCAATGACGTGCGTCTATAACGATGGGGAGCTCTGTTCTAAGGGCGATATCAAGGTGGGCGGAAGCAACGCGATGACCGCGGACGAGACCTGCTGCGAAAGCTTTAAGGAGCGAAATGAAGGTTCCATGTCTAACAGCATGGGAACCGGATGCGGCTGCACCAATATCGGTGTTGACTGCGATGCCCATGACTGCATTTCAAACGACAAATGCAAATGTGTGGCAGGAGCCATTAATATTGAAGGCTGTGAAGCCTGCCATCGTGAAGATACGAGATGTGGCAGCTTTCGCTGTAAGTAATAATTATGATCACAGATGAGAGTCAGCAGCTTGCCTGATGCTCCTGTGAGTGAGGCGCAGGCCGTTCCGGTTGTGGAACGGCCTGCGCTTATTTTAATATGTGGGGCTATTGGATGGAACTGGCTGTTACCAGGAAGCTGTCCCCCTCTGGATTGGAAGTATTCGTCAGGTACAAAGCGGCTTTTTCAGTATTGGCGGGAACATTGTATGCCAGCTCGGCCGTGACAGGCTGATCCCTGACGGATAGTTCAGGCATCACCTGGTCTGTCAGGTAGTAGGGCGGGGCGACTTCAGTATCATTGATGATACAACGGAAGCTCATGTCATCCACCAACACGGGATCGTCAGTGAGGGATTGGTAAGTATAGGTGACGAGCAGGATTTTCTCAGGTTCTTCAGTATCTACGACTGCTCTCCGGTCTGTGAAGGAAACACCAGTGATTGTCACGGTATACAGAGACTGTCCATCTTTCGTAAATTCACAGGTTTCATTCAAGCTCCTGGCGATGGCAGACTCCAGTTCAGGCATGTCCGTTGGCGCCGCGCCTTCTCCCATGGTTGACGGGTCTTCGGTGGGCGACGCTTCAGGCGTTGCGGCAGGAGTGGAAGACGGGTTTTTGCCGGCTGAGGCAGAGGAGGCGGAGCTGCTTCCAGTGACAGTTTCTTCTTTGCTGCAGCCTCCCGCTGCCAGAGCTGTCAGGCACAGAGCGGCTATGACAGGGTATATAAAACGTTTTTTCATAACAACATCCCTTCTATTTTTTCTGGTACAATTTTATCATCACTTTCTGAAGAAGACAAGCATCCGTGGAGTAAAACTGTGAAAAAACAAAGACGTTTTTTTATGGGATATTGCTAATTGACAATTATGCCGCAGAATGATATGTTATAAACAAAATTGGTCTGACAACCTGAATACATGAAGGACGGGAGGAGAGCTATGGAGAAAGAGATAATAGGGAAAATCAAACAGACAACAATTTGTGAGAAGATTGTGGCGAAGATACTCGATCTGGTAGAACAGGGAGTCTACCAGCCGGGTGAGCTCCTTCCGACGGAAAGAGATTTTTCGGAGATGTTCGGTGTCGGCCGTTCCTCTGTCCGTGAAGCACTCCGAGTTCTGCAGTCAATGGAGATTGTAGAAAAACGGGCGGGGAGTGGTTCCTACCTGACGGACATACCGGTAGGAGCAGCCAGGATCTTTAACACCAGCCAGATGATTGAAGCTTTTAATGTTCTGGATATGAGCGAAGCGAGGCAGGCACTAGAGGTGCAGACAGTGGCGCTGGCGGCCAGGAGGGCTTCCGGGGATCAGATAGAAGCCATGGCCGAGGCCAACGCGAGGTTGGAAGAGGCAGTAGAGCGAGGTGACAAGGAGGAAATTGTTGAATGTGATTTCCGTGTACATAAGGCGATAGCCGAAGGATCACAGAATGTATTTATGTGCAGCATGCTTGATGCGCTGGCTGTGGTCTTATTGAAAAGTAATATAGAAGTGATGTCTGAGGATAAGACCAAGGCCGCTCTTGAATATCACCGGAGAATCATCGACAGAATTCAGGCCGGTGACGAGGAGGGCGCCCGGGAAGCGATGGCAGGGCATATCCGAGATGTGAAAGAGCGGGTTACAAAAGGAATTAAAAATAAATAAAGAAGAAAAAAGGAGAAAAATAATGATGAATGAACGTGAACGCTTTACAAGATGTGCTTTCGGGCAGGATTTGGATATGCTGCCTGTACAGTGTGATTTTTCGGGCAGCGGACTGAAGCACTTCCTGGCCAGTAAAGGGATTACTAATGTCAGCGATCTGGAACTGCTGCCTTTCTTTCCGAATCATGTGCTGTATGCCTATATGAACGGTGCTGTACTTCAGATGAAGACCAAGAATTTTGGCGGAAAGGCTGTGATCACGGATGAGTGGGGCTGTGACTGGGATACTTCCCAGGATCTGTTTTACTGCAGCCATCCGATTCCAGACTGGGAAGATTACGAAAAGTATGTTTTTCCGGATCCCTGGGCGCCGGGTTATCTGGACTATACGGAGAAGCTGGTGAAGGAATATGCGGAGACACATATAGTAACCGCTTATCATTTCTGCTGTCTGTTCGAGAGGGCGTACATCCTGAGGGGTTTTGAGAATGTGCTTGCGGATTTCATTGAAGAAGAGGAACTGGTCAGCGACCTTTTGGACCGCATCACGGATTTTCATGTGGAGCTGGCGAAACGTTATATCCAGCTGGGTGTAAACTGCGGAAGGACAGTGGATGACTACGGAAGCCAGATTGGAATGATTATGTCCCCGCCCATGTGGAGAAAGTATATCAAGCCGCGCCTGGCCAGGATTATTGCAGTATACAGAAATGCAGGCCTGCCTGTGATCCATCACAGCTGCGGCAACATCACGCCGATCATTGAGGATCTGATAGAGATCGGAGTGAACGTGCTGAACCCTGTACAGCCTAATGTCATGGACATTCAGGAGCTGGCGGATCAATACGGTAAAAGGCTGACCTTCTTCGGAGGTATCTGCAACCAGAATGTGATTCCGTTCCTGAAACCGGAAGAAATCGATGCGAATGTGAAACATGTGACAGAGATCCTGGGAAGGAACGGCCGCTATATCATATCGCCGTCCAA includes:
- a CDS encoding uroporphyrinogen decarboxylase family protein — translated: MMNERERFTRCAFGQDLDMLPVQCDFSGSGLKHFLASKGITNVSDLELLPFFPNHVLYAYMNGAVLQMKTKNFGGKAVITDEWGCDWDTSQDLFYCSHPIPDWEDYEKYVFPDPWAPGYLDYTEKLVKEYAETHIVTAYHFCCLFERAYILRGFENVLADFIEEEELVSDLLDRITDFHVELAKRYIQLGVNCGRTVDDYGSQIGMIMSPPMWRKYIKPRLARIIAVYRNAGLPVIHHSCGNITPIIEDLIEIGVNVLNPVQPNVMDIQELADQYGKRLTFFGGICNQNVIPFLKPEEIDANVKHVTEILGRNGRYIISPSNGVGMDAPLENVEAYCRAALKYRHI
- a CDS encoding DUF1540 domain-containing protein, with the protein product MPALRCSAMTCVYNDGELCSKGDIKVGGSNAMTADETCCESFKERNEGSMSNSMGTGCGCTNIGVDCDAHDCISNDKCKCVAGAINIEGCEACHREDTRCGSFRCK
- a CDS encoding FadR/GntR family transcriptional regulator, with the protein product MEKEIIGKIKQTTICEKIVAKILDLVEQGVYQPGELLPTERDFSEMFGVGRSSVREALRVLQSMEIVEKRAGSGSYLTDIPVGAARIFNTSQMIEAFNVLDMSEARQALEVQTVALAARRASGDQIEAMAEANARLEEAVERGDKEEIVECDFRVHKAIAEGSQNVFMCSMLDALAVVLLKSNIEVMSEDKTKAALEYHRRIIDRIQAGDEEGAREAMAGHIRDVKERVTKGIKNK